In Anaerolineales bacterium, one DNA window encodes the following:
- a CDS encoding methyltransferase, with protein sequence MEILNIFGAAAFVFLYLLRLQDAAHGGGMVSVLLATQAGLAASLLLIHRPAGKTGPWHQHLQAWVCAFMPFLLQAGDVRSALWMVVPGLALSVWSLVVLGRSFSISPDDRGLVEKGPYRYVRHPMYAGEMLSFLGLCLAEPSPRNLWVTGLIAAMILARIHAEEAVLSGYEPYKKNVQWRLIPYVW encoded by the coding sequence ATGGAGATCCTGAATATTTTCGGCGCAGCCGCCTTCGTGTTCCTGTACCTTCTCAGGCTGCAGGATGCCGCCCATGGGGGAGGGATGGTCTCCGTCCTGCTTGCCACGCAGGCGGGGCTGGCCGCCAGCCTGCTCCTTATTCACCGTCCGGCGGGAAAAACGGGTCCCTGGCATCAACACCTCCAGGCCTGGGTCTGTGCGTTCATGCCCTTTCTATTGCAGGCTGGAGATGTGCGGTCTGCGCTGTGGATGGTCGTTCCCGGACTTGCCTTGTCGGTCTGGTCGCTGGTCGTGCTGGGCAGGTCGTTCTCGATCTCCCCGGACGACCGCGGACTGGTGGAAAAAGGACCGTACCGGTATGTGCGCCACCCGATGTACGCGGGCGAGATGCTGTCCTTCCTTGGGCTGTGCCTGGCGGAGCCCAGCCCGCGAAACCTGTGGGTCACGGGGCTGATCGCCGCGATGATCCTTGCGCGAATCCATGCGGAGGAAGCTGTTCTTTCCGGGTACGAACCCTACAAGAAAAATGTGCAATGGAGGCTGATCCCTTATGTTTGGTAG
- a CDS encoding Ig-like domain-containing protein: MQKLIKHFLSWIDPFKAFAALLLVTAFLALSSLWLGRIDADVLSESPSLRYVVGSSADACPFACIRCTVWDPNAWPRNCVEYRCLDEDECGDPPPPPPPSPPTASASLVCGISGASGWCIDNGKIRITASDPAGGVVTISGTRTVGSSSTSFSCGNPCDVNMLVGEGTVTYRATSSASGLSSSNQTIAFKFDNARPDVVLNASGDQQGGWYRSAVISVSASDDGSGIQSMLVTDNGFVRTPPFALMDGTHDILATVTDRAGNVRSTAMTFKVDSIGPEITTTSTGLPGENGWWLSDVEVNASAVDALSGLASLEISRNSGVTWQSFPQTFTDGEHSLLIRARDAAGNQTIQSRAISVDTIKPTLSFSTNGDKGLGNWYVSPVTIDLSASDSGSGVERVEYRMSGSGWISGSSIPALDDGVYNLEFRAVDAAGNEFTIPSSLRVDTIGPVIDITSPSSGAVVDKTVWVHGTSFDETSGVDVLEISMNGGGSWQKVLLASKLASLSTFPMSYASTWAYHFETSDLPNGEYDVWVRATDKAGNVMPPLSVKLLVNNQGPLVELTDAWQFTEAGQLNVQPNYYQVSTVSISIHDRQGNILWSYTGAPLQVVSWNGKVNGELMPHGDYPVVVLACDVHGVCSNAKGVVTIPFFQYAQSEPKEPTPVPLMEAPPAAAIAIPLPEEPKRNFDAMASSGAARSSVVLAIAGIFLFVFASQSLGDPRPSAARSLARALRKNIMSHKE; this comes from the coding sequence ATGCAAAAGTTAATAAAGCATTTTTTATCATGGATCGATCCATTCAAGGCGTTTGCCGCCCTTTTGTTGGTGACCGCGTTTCTCGCGCTGTCAAGCTTGTGGCTCGGGAGGATCGATGCCGATGTCTTGTCCGAATCCCCGTCGCTGCGCTACGTGGTCGGGTCGAGCGCGGATGCCTGTCCGTTCGCGTGCATTCGTTGTACGGTATGGGATCCGAATGCCTGGCCCAGGAACTGCGTCGAATACCGATGTCTGGACGAGGATGAATGCGGCGACCCGCCTCCGCCTCCGCCTCCAAGCCCGCCCACCGCGTCAGCATCGTTGGTGTGCGGGATTTCGGGCGCGTCCGGGTGGTGCATCGACAACGGAAAGATTCGCATTACGGCTTCCGACCCTGCGGGCGGGGTGGTGACGATCAGCGGCACGAGGACGGTTGGCTCGAGCTCGACGAGTTTCTCATGCGGGAATCCGTGCGATGTGAACATGCTGGTGGGGGAGGGGACGGTCACCTATCGCGCAACCTCATCCGCATCCGGGTTGTCCAGTTCCAATCAAACGATCGCGTTCAAATTCGACAATGCCAGGCCTGACGTGGTCCTGAATGCGTCCGGCGACCAGCAGGGCGGCTGGTATCGCAGTGCCGTGATCAGCGTGTCCGCTTCGGACGATGGATCTGGAATTCAATCCATGCTTGTAACGGATAATGGCTTTGTGCGCACTCCGCCGTTCGCCCTGATGGATGGCACGCACGACATTCTGGCAACCGTGACGGACCGCGCGGGAAACGTTCGCTCCACGGCGATGACATTCAAGGTGGACTCCATCGGTCCCGAAATTACGACGACCAGCACCGGTCTGCCTGGAGAGAATGGCTGGTGGCTGTCTGACGTGGAGGTGAACGCGTCTGCCGTTGACGCGCTTTCCGGGCTTGCTTCACTCGAAATATCGCGAAACAGCGGGGTGACCTGGCAATCCTTCCCTCAAACTTTTACGGACGGCGAGCATTCCCTTCTGATTCGCGCCCGGGATGCAGCGGGAAACCAGACCATTCAATCGCGCGCGATCTCGGTTGATACGATCAAACCCACGCTGTCGTTCTCGACGAATGGCGATAAAGGCTTGGGCAATTGGTACGTCTCGCCCGTGACCATCGACCTTTCGGCGTCCGATTCGGGATCCGGGGTGGAGCGCGTGGAATACCGAATGAGCGGGTCGGGATGGATCTCGGGCTCGTCCATTCCCGCGCTCGATGACGGCGTGTACAACCTGGAATTTCGGGCTGTGGACGCTGCGGGGAATGAGTTCACAATTCCATCCTCATTGCGTGTAGACACAATAGGCCCCGTGATCGACATCACATCTCCATCCAGCGGCGCCGTGGTCGATAAGACTGTATGGGTACACGGCACGTCCTTCGATGAAACATCAGGCGTGGATGTTTTGGAGATCAGCATGAATGGGGGCGGCAGCTGGCAGAAGGTTTTGCTGGCGTCAAAACTCGCGTCGCTTTCCACATTCCCGATGTCCTACGCATCGACCTGGGCATACCATTTTGAAACATCCGATCTTCCAAACGGGGAATACGACGTATGGGTTCGCGCCACGGACAAAGCCGGGAATGTCATGCCGCCGCTATCGGTCAAACTCCTGGTAAACAACCAGGGACCGCTGGTCGAGTTGACCGATGCCTGGCAATTTACGGAGGCGGGGCAATTGAATGTCCAGCCGAATTATTACCAGGTGTCAACCGTTTCCATCTCCATCCATGACCGGCAGGGAAACATACTTTGGAGTTACACAGGCGCGCCGTTGCAGGTCGTTTCCTGGAACGGGAAGGTGAACGGGGAATTGATGCCGCACGGCGACTACCCGGTGGTCGTCCTCGCATGCGATGTTCACGGGGTTTGCTCGAACGCCAAAGGCGTCGTCACCATTCCCTTCTTCCAATACGCGCAGTCCGAACCAAAGGAACCAACGCCTGTCCCACTCATGGAAGCGCCGCCTGCCGCCGCAATTGCAATCCCGCTTCCGGAGGAACCCAAACGAAATTTTGATGCCATGGCGTCTTCCGGTGCAGCGCGTTCATCCGTTGTGCTGGCGATTGCGGGGATTTTCCTGTTCGTGTTCGCCTCGCAGTCGCTCGGGGATCCAAGACCATCCGCCGCCAGGTCCCTGGCCCGCGCCTTGCGAAAAAATATCATGTCCCACAAGGAGTAA